From the Maioricimonas rarisocia genome, one window contains:
- a CDS encoding rhomboid family intramembrane serine protease, with protein MFIPVGTDAPIYYRPFATIGLIAANIGTFLLTAGGTEPAGWLLTFGNGLRPWEWLTSPFLHFGIFHLLGNMVFLWSFGLIIEGKLGWLRFLALYGFLACAGGFITQLLMLFSDSPGAGGASGVIYSLMAISLIWAPRNCVDVLIVYAIGFYVRTTVVDVTVLTFSACYIGFNLLFAWLGGFTMSSEVLHLLGAAVGVPVGILMVKRNMVDCEDWDLFSVMRGDHLKLTTGEATVQPMRKWKSSDKQDHSQSQVRRKKPNAARQLKSVREMIAQQRYLGAWTKYDSLRSASSKARLDEKAMRELSEGLRRQEEWSPLVKLLDEYIEQFPESDRQARILLAAILSQQHQRPRAALRALEPIDPAFLKPEQRRQYEKVHRAAQQLIEEGVLELSGE; from the coding sequence ATGTTCATTCCCGTCGGCACCGATGCCCCGATCTACTACCGTCCCTTCGCGACGATCGGCCTGATCGCTGCGAACATCGGGACCTTTCTGCTGACGGCCGGCGGCACCGAACCGGCCGGCTGGCTGCTGACGTTCGGCAACGGGCTGCGTCCGTGGGAGTGGCTCACCTCCCCGTTCCTCCACTTCGGCATCTTCCACCTGCTCGGGAACATGGTGTTCCTGTGGTCCTTCGGGCTGATCATCGAAGGCAAACTGGGCTGGCTGCGATTTCTTGCTCTGTACGGATTTCTCGCCTGTGCGGGGGGATTCATCACGCAACTGCTGATGCTCTTTTCGGACAGTCCCGGCGCCGGCGGGGCCTCAGGAGTGATCTACTCGCTGATGGCCATCTCGCTCATCTGGGCTCCCCGCAACTGCGTCGATGTGCTGATCGTGTACGCGATCGGCTTCTACGTGCGGACCACCGTCGTCGATGTCACCGTCCTCACCTTCTCTGCCTGCTACATCGGGTTCAACCTGCTGTTCGCCTGGCTGGGCGGCTTTACGATGAGCAGTGAAGTCCTGCACCTGCTCGGTGCCGCGGTCGGTGTCCCCGTCGGCATCCTGATGGTCAAACGAAACATGGTCGACTGCGAAGACTGGGACCTGTTTTCCGTCATGCGGGGCGACCACCTGAAGCTGACGACCGGCGAGGCGACCGTCCAGCCGATGCGCAAATGGAAGTCCTCTGACAAACAGGACCACAGCCAGTCACAGGTTCGCCGCAAAAAGCCCAATGCCGCCCGCCAGCTCAAGAGCGTCCGCGAAATGATTGCCCAGCAGCGGTACCTGGGTGCCTGGACCAAGTATGACTCGCTCCGCAGCGCCTCTTCCAAAGCGCGCCTTGACGAGAAAGCCATGCGGGAGTTGAGCGAGGGCCTGCGACGACAGGAGGAATGGAGCCCGCTCGTCAAGCTGCTCGACGAGTACATCGAACAGTTCCCCGAGTCAGACCGCCAGGCGCGGATCCTGCTCGCCGCGATCCTCTCCCAGCAGCACCAGCGTCCGCGTGCCGCACTGCGTGCGCTGGAACCGATCGATCCGGCATTCCTGAAGCCCGAGCAGCGTCGCCAGTACGAAAAAGTTCATCGCGCCGCACAGCAGCTCATCGAAGAGGGTGTCCTCGAACTGAGCGGCG